One window of the Scylla paramamosain isolate STU-SP2022 chromosome 22, ASM3559412v1, whole genome shotgun sequence genome contains the following:
- the LOC135111654 gene encoding uncharacterized protein LOC135111654 isoform X1, translating to MEHKGPYSTMSQPSSDKSRDPYHASYADHQDMMLSEDEEESATLAEPMTLEGAKQLAQTSVVVPATTPTPPPTSLASISPPPPHPLVAPLTSPHHSTHHHPHHHHLTSPPPPHHHHHHLTSPPPPPHHHLTSPPPHHHPHLTPPLPHHHHHHHIWGATHEEEEEEEEPQDLPSTVDIQAIRDSPSPDHSKGQLVTINENWDSVEDQEQGEEESEAYESDTDGSESDSDSRLSSRSRSASRDSIKSRSASRSLSPSNSKSDSGSQIMGFKTDGKHKSKVEVSAALLTMTLARVAADSCLLPPQDSESDSSDWSDSSSSASDDERKKEYEDGDSSPMNKPLPRRKPQLTAAKLTLSDGYRRGPRGDGSGTYNPGGAGGGRVASPSLKNSSSVPHMLDKHKPPSQSFTSPSVDSIMNVGFGVGKTTKPPPPATAAAAVIVKSSGKSSIFSDDDTSEGSDVEKGEVVNNKCVQLSKVEEVKQILPVPLSKGPLTPPAKSEVPESSLHPCTKEGSARDSSSVNKSAADLGAGDDHRPDDRGSEEGGGKVKTASVEAKPCVTPPNLKVEDGKGISFQPYRQSSPSPTERKCEVVPKWDEDKGEESRGSNVSVAELEERRREKELELNREFDRLLFSTKTLKPGEQPRTLLLAGESRKAGDASPSDTARPGKVYESPKANRVYPSASPQASGRQSNKACPSGKTDLPSSAAGQCTKMLQAETVLQDVKDINTHDKNKTKQETPTWPEKQKDVQSDDLCKDSLEEAGCKNEPQRGLTGDGALDRTASKEVVTEQKFCRDSLFENLPSREVMNGRNVSSDCCVEKRGSKDLEVERNLAMEHQPSRAHVKESSVEKCPRNDVLSDTLTKTVSEKKSKEMTSEKKAIEEVHDKKNSTGMGGEWRSSGDMEYQPATLKETSGISKLENNHSKDHLEKKSKRDLNSSHRSARNDIFDKPKQSRSSYISKRSTRDSSTDRKSNRDSSLEKKIKESPEDTFGGADVHESRLEDTPKASKQNSEAVDDKKPYRDMPYINCSAKVKSSEKKPVRNSSPDKKSGKGAGPEKRAGRETGSECKAEVFSDHHKDSAQGRKSSKETCPEKKPNKNVPPDKKTHESANSNKKQSKTDSTDKKQKSEERLNRKHSKEPHGERKSHRDNSSERPNSKDASHKTISSEGCRESKPEREVDIEGGQDHHLPRPNKDHSTKKSKEHKEHTTDKHHTSPEKPSSKDSSMEKRIKKDLSNSEKHRREDSSDRNQTKDTSSQNRYSNEAECERLPSIVSSGDKKPLREPGRVKDLDFIKRIARDHSLDTSYTVNNILHKMSSKKQSMKDGSSRKKVKAERSAEKHHEKSTSISERSPASENALRKDSGGDMSSPREVSTKNKMTGDKWDEFSDGSKFHKAKKLLTEKNGDAATPRPPKLSVSPAESPKFKHRNKLSHSGETALNTSTSSSSSSTYSPSPGKSSKEGGIRAENVSPTSGKDKPEHQEKGEALRSPGEKGVCIRPTIADIVKGRERRKSTETDRYNGGEKGKRGDMYRDETSTDSETSEELNEKVDLDTEQTQTFSVSESNFNQGRLTMKIAAMKMAKFGRTGLREVTGGRPPNQV from the exons GATATGATGTTGagtgaggatgaagaggagagtgcCACCTTAGCCGAGCCCATGACGCTGGAGGGGGCCAAGCAGCTGGCACAGACGTCAGTGGTGGTGCCAGCGACCACCCCCACTCCACCGCCCACCTCTCTAGCCTCCATATCCCCTCCACCGCCACATCCTCTTGtcgctcctctcacctctccacaccactccacacatcaccatcctcaccaccaccacttgacgTCCCCGCCGCCaccccaccatcatcaccaccacctgacctcacctcccCCGCCGCCTCACCATCACCTCACTTCCCCACCGcctcaccaccatccccacctgACGCCTccactcccccaccaccaccaccaccaccacatctggGGCGCCActcatgaagaggaggaagaggaagaggagccacAGGACCTGCCATCGACGGTGGACATTCAGGCAATTAGA GATTCTCCGTCCCCTGACCACTCCAAGGGGCAGCTGGTCACAATCAACGAGAATTGGGACAGTGTGGAGGACCAGGAGCAGGGTGAGGAGGAGTCCGAGGCTTACGAGTCAGACACGGATGGTTCGGAGAGTGACTCAGACTCTCGCCTCAGCTCCCGGTCTCGCTCAGCGTCCCGGGACAGCATCAAGTCGCGGTCggcctctcgctctctctcgccctCCAACTCGAAGTCAGACAGTGGGAGTCAG ATCATGGGATTTAAGACTGACGGaaaacacaaaagcaaagtggaagtgagtgcagcACTTCTGACAATGACTTTAGCAAGAGTAGCTGCTGATTCTTGCCTGCTGCCCCCCCAGGACTCTGAGTCGGACAGCTCAGACTGGAGCGACAGCAGCTCCTCAGCCTCTGACgacgagaggaagaaggagtacGAGGATGGAGACTCCAGCCCCATGAACAAGCCACTGCCACGTAGGAAGCCTCAGCTCACCGCCGCCAAGCTCACCCTGAGTGATGGCTACCGGCGCGGCCCCCGGGGTGATGGCAGTGGCACCTATAATCccgggggagcaggaggagggcgAGTGGCATCCCCCTCGCTGAAGAACTCCTCGTCAGTGCCTCACATGCTGGACAAACACAAGCCACCGTCGCAGTCGTTCACGTCCCCCAGCGTGGATTCCATTATGAACGTTGGGTTTGGGGTTGGTAAGACCACCAAGCCCCCGCCCCCGGCaacggcggcggcagcggtgatAGTGAAGAGCAGTGGCAAGTCGAGCATCTTCAGCGACGACGACACGAGTGAGGGAAGTGACGTGGAGAAGGGCGAAGTTGTAAATAATAAGTGTGTACAGTTGTCTAAGGTTGAAGAAGTGAAACAAATACTCCCAGTGCCATTATCAAAGGGGCCGCTCACCCCTCCAGCCAAAAGTGAAGTGCCAGAGAGTAGCTTGCACCCCTGCACCAAGGAGGGGAGTGCCAGAGACAGCAGTAGTGTGAACAAGAGTGCCGCGGACCTTGGTGCTGGAGACGATCACAGACCAGACGACAGAGGGTCAGAGGAGGGCGGTGGTAAGGTCAAGACTGCCAGTGTGGAAGCCAAGCCGTGTGTCACTCCCCCTAACCTGAAGGTGGAGGATGGGAAAGGGATCTCCTTCCAGCCATACAGACAGAGCAGCCCATCCCCCACTGAGAGGAAGTGTGAGGTGGTGCCCAAGTGGGACGAGGACAAGGGGGAGGAGAGCAGAGGCTCCAACGTGTCTGTGGCTGAGCTGGAGGAGCGCCGCCGTGAGAAGGAGCTGGAGCTGAACCGTGAGTTTGACCGTCTGCTGTTCAGCACCAAGACTCTCAAGCCAGGTGAGCAGCCCAGGACTCTGCTGCTGGCTGGCGAGTCGCGGAAGGCTGGCGACGCGTCCCCCAGTGACACCGCCAGGCCTGGCAAAGTGTACGAGTCCCCCAAAGCCAACAGGGTGTACCCGAGTGCCTCTCCCCAAGCCAGCGGCAGGCAGTCCAATAAAGCCTGCCCGTCTGGTAAGACTGACTTGCCCAGCAGTGCGGCAGGGCAGTGCACAAAAATGCTCCAGGCAGAGACTGTACTTCAGGATGTGAAGGACATAAATACTCATGATAAGAATAAGACAAAGCAGGAAACACCCACCTGgccagaaaaacagaaagatgtGCAGAGTGATGACCTGTGTAAAGACTCTCTTGAGGAGGCAGGTTGTAAGAATGAGCCCCAGAGAGGACTCACAGGGGACGGTGCCCTTGACAGGACTGCTAGCAAGGAGGTTGTGACTGAACAAAAGTTTTGCAGAGATTCTTTGTTTGAAAACTTGCCGAGTAGGGAAGTAATGAACGGGAGGAATGTGAGTAGTGATTGCTGTGTTGAGAAGAGGGGAAGCAAAGActtggaggtggagaggaacTTAGCAATGGAACACCAGCCGAGCAGAGCACATGTGAAGGAATCGTCTGTGGAGAAGTGCCCAAGGAATGATGTGCTGTCTGACACGCTAACCAAAACTGTGTCAGAAAAGAAATCAAAGGAAATGACATCTGAAAAGAAAGCCATTGAGGAAGTACATGATAAGAAAAACAGTACTGGCATGGGTGGTGAGTGGAGGTCATCTGGGGACATGGAGTACCAGCCTGCCACACTCAAGGAAACAAGTGGAATAAGTAAATTAGAAAATAATCATTCCAAAGACCACCTTGAAAAGAAATCCAAAAGAGACCTGAACAGTTCTCACAGAAGTGCCAGAAACGATATTTTTGATAAGCCAAAGCAAAGCAGAAGTTCGTACATTAGTAAGAGGAGCACCAGGGACTCATCCACAGACAGGAAGTCAAACAGGGACTCTTCACTGGAAAAGAAGATCAAGGAGAGCCCAGAAGACACTTTTGGTGGTGCAGATGTCCATGAAAGCAGACTAGAGGACACTCCCAAGGCCAGTAAGCAGAACAGTGAAGCAGTGGATGACAAGAAGCCATACAGAGACATGCCATACATAAACTGTAGTGCCAAGGTTAAGAGTTCAGAGAAAAAGCCAGTCAGAAACTCCTCCCCTGATAAGAAGTCAGGCAAGGGTGCAGGACCGGAGAAGAGAGCTGGGAGGGAGACCGGATCTGAGTGCAAGGCTGAGGTGTTTAGTGACCACCATAAAGACTCAGCCCAGGGGAGGAAGTCTAGCAAAGAGACCTGTCCAGAAAAGAAGCCAAATAAAAATGTGCCTCCTGACAAAAAGACACACGAGTCTGCAAATAGCAACAAGAAGCAGAGTAAGACCGACTCAACAGACAAGAAACAGAAGTCTGAGGAAAGGCTGAACAGGAAACACAGCAAGGAACCTCACGGGGAGAGAAAGTCACACCGGGATAACTCCTCGGAGCGTCCAAACAGCAAAGATGCCTCACACAAGACCATCAGCAGTGAAGGCTGCAGAGAGAGTAAACCTGAGAGGGAAGTGGACATTGAGGGAGGCCAGGACCACCACCTACCAAGGCCCAACAAAGACCATAGCACCAAGAAGAGCAAGGAACACAAGGAGCACACCACAGACAAGCACCACACCAGTCCTGAGAAGCCATCAAGTAAGGACTCCAGCATGGAAAAGAGAATTAAGAAGGATCTGTCAAATTCAGAGAAACACAGAAGGGAGGACTCCTCTGACAGAAACCAGACAAAGGACACAAGCTCACAGAACCGATACAGCAACGAGGCAGAGTGTGAAAGGTTGCCCTCCATCGTGTCATCCGGGGACAAGAAGCCCCTGAGAGAGCCTGGTCGTGTCAAGGATCTGGATTTCATCAAGAGGATAGCCAGAGACCACAGCTTGGACACTTCTTACACTGTGAACAACATCCTCCACAAGATGTCCTCCAAAAAGCAATCCATGAAGGACGGCAGCAGTCGCAAGAAAGTGAAAGCCGAGAGGAGCGCCGAGAAACACCACGAGAAGAGCACCTCGATTTCTGAGAGGTCGCCCGCCTCAGAGAATGCCCTGAGGAAGGACTCCGGGGGCGACATGTCTTCCCCTCGTGAGGTGTCCACCAAGAACAAGATGACCGGCGACAAGTGGGATGAGTTCAGTGATGGCTCTAAGTTCCACAAGGCCAAGAAACTGCTGACGGAGAAGAACGGGGATGCGGCAACACCAAGACCTCCTAAGCTCAGCGTCAGTCCTGCAGAATCTCCCAAGTTCAAGCACAGGAACAAGCTAAGTCACAGTGGTGAGACAGCACTCAacacctccacctcgtcctcctcctcgtctaccTATTCTCCCTCACCTGGGAAGAGCTCAAAGGAGGGTGGCATCAGGGCGGAGAACGTCTCACCCACATCAGGGAAGGACAAGCCTGAGCACCAGGAGAAAGGTGAAGCCCTCAGGAGCCCGGGAGAGAAGGGTGTGTGCATCCGGCCAACCATAGCGGACATTGTGAAGGGGCGGGAGCGAAGGAAGAGCACAGAAACAGATCGGTACAACGGTGGAGAGAAGGGCAAGCGGGGAGACATGTACAGGGACGAGACCTCCACTGACAGCGAAACCTCAGAGGAGCTGAATGAGAAGGTCGACCTGGACACCGAGCAGACCCAGACCTTCTCTGTCAGTGAGAGCAACTTCAACCAG
- the LOC135111654 gene encoding protein split ends-like isoform X2 has protein sequence MEHKGPYSTMSQPSSDKSRDPYHASYADHQDMMLSEDEEESATLAEPMTLEGAKQLAQTSVVVPATTPTPPPTSLASISPPPPHPLVAPLTSPHHSTHHHPHHHHLTSPPPPHHHHHHLTSPPPPPHHHLTSPPPHHHPHLTPPLPHHHHHHHIWGATHEEEEEEEEPQDLPSTVDIQAIRDSPSPDHSKGQLVTINENWDSVEDQEQGEEESEAYESDTDGSESDSDSRLSSRSRSASRDSIKSRSASRSLSPSNSKSDSGSQDSESDSSDWSDSSSSASDDERKKEYEDGDSSPMNKPLPRRKPQLTAAKLTLSDGYRRGPRGDGSGTYNPGGAGGGRVASPSLKNSSSVPHMLDKHKPPSQSFTSPSVDSIMNVGFGVGKTTKPPPPATAAAAVIVKSSGKSSIFSDDDTSEGSDVEKGEVVNNKCVQLSKVEEVKQILPVPLSKGPLTPPAKSEVPESSLHPCTKEGSARDSSSVNKSAADLGAGDDHRPDDRGSEEGGGKVKTASVEAKPCVTPPNLKVEDGKGISFQPYRQSSPSPTERKCEVVPKWDEDKGEESRGSNVSVAELEERRREKELELNREFDRLLFSTKTLKPGEQPRTLLLAGESRKAGDASPSDTARPGKVYESPKANRVYPSASPQASGRQSNKACPSGKTDLPSSAAGQCTKMLQAETVLQDVKDINTHDKNKTKQETPTWPEKQKDVQSDDLCKDSLEEAGCKNEPQRGLTGDGALDRTASKEVVTEQKFCRDSLFENLPSREVMNGRNVSSDCCVEKRGSKDLEVERNLAMEHQPSRAHVKESSVEKCPRNDVLSDTLTKTVSEKKSKEMTSEKKAIEEVHDKKNSTGMGGEWRSSGDMEYQPATLKETSGISKLENNHSKDHLEKKSKRDLNSSHRSARNDIFDKPKQSRSSYISKRSTRDSSTDRKSNRDSSLEKKIKESPEDTFGGADVHESRLEDTPKASKQNSEAVDDKKPYRDMPYINCSAKVKSSEKKPVRNSSPDKKSGKGAGPEKRAGRETGSECKAEVFSDHHKDSAQGRKSSKETCPEKKPNKNVPPDKKTHESANSNKKQSKTDSTDKKQKSEERLNRKHSKEPHGERKSHRDNSSERPNSKDASHKTISSEGCRESKPEREVDIEGGQDHHLPRPNKDHSTKKSKEHKEHTTDKHHTSPEKPSSKDSSMEKRIKKDLSNSEKHRREDSSDRNQTKDTSSQNRYSNEAECERLPSIVSSGDKKPLREPGRVKDLDFIKRIARDHSLDTSYTVNNILHKMSSKKQSMKDGSSRKKVKAERSAEKHHEKSTSISERSPASENALRKDSGGDMSSPREVSTKNKMTGDKWDEFSDGSKFHKAKKLLTEKNGDAATPRPPKLSVSPAESPKFKHRNKLSHSGETALNTSTSSSSSSTYSPSPGKSSKEGGIRAENVSPTSGKDKPEHQEKGEALRSPGEKGVCIRPTIADIVKGRERRKSTETDRYNGGEKGKRGDMYRDETSTDSETSEELNEKVDLDTEQTQTFSVSESNFNQGRLTMKIAAMKMAKFGRTGLREVTGGRPPNQV, from the exons GATATGATGTTGagtgaggatgaagaggagagtgcCACCTTAGCCGAGCCCATGACGCTGGAGGGGGCCAAGCAGCTGGCACAGACGTCAGTGGTGGTGCCAGCGACCACCCCCACTCCACCGCCCACCTCTCTAGCCTCCATATCCCCTCCACCGCCACATCCTCTTGtcgctcctctcacctctccacaccactccacacatcaccatcctcaccaccaccacttgacgTCCCCGCCGCCaccccaccatcatcaccaccacctgacctcacctcccCCGCCGCCTCACCATCACCTCACTTCCCCACCGcctcaccaccatccccacctgACGCCTccactcccccaccaccaccaccaccaccacatctggGGCGCCActcatgaagaggaggaagaggaagaggagccacAGGACCTGCCATCGACGGTGGACATTCAGGCAATTAGA GATTCTCCGTCCCCTGACCACTCCAAGGGGCAGCTGGTCACAATCAACGAGAATTGGGACAGTGTGGAGGACCAGGAGCAGGGTGAGGAGGAGTCCGAGGCTTACGAGTCAGACACGGATGGTTCGGAGAGTGACTCAGACTCTCGCCTCAGCTCCCGGTCTCGCTCAGCGTCCCGGGACAGCATCAAGTCGCGGTCggcctctcgctctctctcgccctCCAACTCGAAGTCAGACAGTGGGAGTCAG GACTCTGAGTCGGACAGCTCAGACTGGAGCGACAGCAGCTCCTCAGCCTCTGACgacgagaggaagaaggagtacGAGGATGGAGACTCCAGCCCCATGAACAAGCCACTGCCACGTAGGAAGCCTCAGCTCACCGCCGCCAAGCTCACCCTGAGTGATGGCTACCGGCGCGGCCCCCGGGGTGATGGCAGTGGCACCTATAATCccgggggagcaggaggagggcgAGTGGCATCCCCCTCGCTGAAGAACTCCTCGTCAGTGCCTCACATGCTGGACAAACACAAGCCACCGTCGCAGTCGTTCACGTCCCCCAGCGTGGATTCCATTATGAACGTTGGGTTTGGGGTTGGTAAGACCACCAAGCCCCCGCCCCCGGCaacggcggcggcagcggtgatAGTGAAGAGCAGTGGCAAGTCGAGCATCTTCAGCGACGACGACACGAGTGAGGGAAGTGACGTGGAGAAGGGCGAAGTTGTAAATAATAAGTGTGTACAGTTGTCTAAGGTTGAAGAAGTGAAACAAATACTCCCAGTGCCATTATCAAAGGGGCCGCTCACCCCTCCAGCCAAAAGTGAAGTGCCAGAGAGTAGCTTGCACCCCTGCACCAAGGAGGGGAGTGCCAGAGACAGCAGTAGTGTGAACAAGAGTGCCGCGGACCTTGGTGCTGGAGACGATCACAGACCAGACGACAGAGGGTCAGAGGAGGGCGGTGGTAAGGTCAAGACTGCCAGTGTGGAAGCCAAGCCGTGTGTCACTCCCCCTAACCTGAAGGTGGAGGATGGGAAAGGGATCTCCTTCCAGCCATACAGACAGAGCAGCCCATCCCCCACTGAGAGGAAGTGTGAGGTGGTGCCCAAGTGGGACGAGGACAAGGGGGAGGAGAGCAGAGGCTCCAACGTGTCTGTGGCTGAGCTGGAGGAGCGCCGCCGTGAGAAGGAGCTGGAGCTGAACCGTGAGTTTGACCGTCTGCTGTTCAGCACCAAGACTCTCAAGCCAGGTGAGCAGCCCAGGACTCTGCTGCTGGCTGGCGAGTCGCGGAAGGCTGGCGACGCGTCCCCCAGTGACACCGCCAGGCCTGGCAAAGTGTACGAGTCCCCCAAAGCCAACAGGGTGTACCCGAGTGCCTCTCCCCAAGCCAGCGGCAGGCAGTCCAATAAAGCCTGCCCGTCTGGTAAGACTGACTTGCCCAGCAGTGCGGCAGGGCAGTGCACAAAAATGCTCCAGGCAGAGACTGTACTTCAGGATGTGAAGGACATAAATACTCATGATAAGAATAAGACAAAGCAGGAAACACCCACCTGgccagaaaaacagaaagatgtGCAGAGTGATGACCTGTGTAAAGACTCTCTTGAGGAGGCAGGTTGTAAGAATGAGCCCCAGAGAGGACTCACAGGGGACGGTGCCCTTGACAGGACTGCTAGCAAGGAGGTTGTGACTGAACAAAAGTTTTGCAGAGATTCTTTGTTTGAAAACTTGCCGAGTAGGGAAGTAATGAACGGGAGGAATGTGAGTAGTGATTGCTGTGTTGAGAAGAGGGGAAGCAAAGActtggaggtggagaggaacTTAGCAATGGAACACCAGCCGAGCAGAGCACATGTGAAGGAATCGTCTGTGGAGAAGTGCCCAAGGAATGATGTGCTGTCTGACACGCTAACCAAAACTGTGTCAGAAAAGAAATCAAAGGAAATGACATCTGAAAAGAAAGCCATTGAGGAAGTACATGATAAGAAAAACAGTACTGGCATGGGTGGTGAGTGGAGGTCATCTGGGGACATGGAGTACCAGCCTGCCACACTCAAGGAAACAAGTGGAATAAGTAAATTAGAAAATAATCATTCCAAAGACCACCTTGAAAAGAAATCCAAAAGAGACCTGAACAGTTCTCACAGAAGTGCCAGAAACGATATTTTTGATAAGCCAAAGCAAAGCAGAAGTTCGTACATTAGTAAGAGGAGCACCAGGGACTCATCCACAGACAGGAAGTCAAACAGGGACTCTTCACTGGAAAAGAAGATCAAGGAGAGCCCAGAAGACACTTTTGGTGGTGCAGATGTCCATGAAAGCAGACTAGAGGACACTCCCAAGGCCAGTAAGCAGAACAGTGAAGCAGTGGATGACAAGAAGCCATACAGAGACATGCCATACATAAACTGTAGTGCCAAGGTTAAGAGTTCAGAGAAAAAGCCAGTCAGAAACTCCTCCCCTGATAAGAAGTCAGGCAAGGGTGCAGGACCGGAGAAGAGAGCTGGGAGGGAGACCGGATCTGAGTGCAAGGCTGAGGTGTTTAGTGACCACCATAAAGACTCAGCCCAGGGGAGGAAGTCTAGCAAAGAGACCTGTCCAGAAAAGAAGCCAAATAAAAATGTGCCTCCTGACAAAAAGACACACGAGTCTGCAAATAGCAACAAGAAGCAGAGTAAGACCGACTCAACAGACAAGAAACAGAAGTCTGAGGAAAGGCTGAACAGGAAACACAGCAAGGAACCTCACGGGGAGAGAAAGTCACACCGGGATAACTCCTCGGAGCGTCCAAACAGCAAAGATGCCTCACACAAGACCATCAGCAGTGAAGGCTGCAGAGAGAGTAAACCTGAGAGGGAAGTGGACATTGAGGGAGGCCAGGACCACCACCTACCAAGGCCCAACAAAGACCATAGCACCAAGAAGAGCAAGGAACACAAGGAGCACACCACAGACAAGCACCACACCAGTCCTGAGAAGCCATCAAGTAAGGACTCCAGCATGGAAAAGAGAATTAAGAAGGATCTGTCAAATTCAGAGAAACACAGAAGGGAGGACTCCTCTGACAGAAACCAGACAAAGGACACAAGCTCACAGAACCGATACAGCAACGAGGCAGAGTGTGAAAGGTTGCCCTCCATCGTGTCATCCGGGGACAAGAAGCCCCTGAGAGAGCCTGGTCGTGTCAAGGATCTGGATTTCATCAAGAGGATAGCCAGAGACCACAGCTTGGACACTTCTTACACTGTGAACAACATCCTCCACAAGATGTCCTCCAAAAAGCAATCCATGAAGGACGGCAGCAGTCGCAAGAAAGTGAAAGCCGAGAGGAGCGCCGAGAAACACCACGAGAAGAGCACCTCGATTTCTGAGAGGTCGCCCGCCTCAGAGAATGCCCTGAGGAAGGACTCCGGGGGCGACATGTCTTCCCCTCGTGAGGTGTCCACCAAGAACAAGATGACCGGCGACAAGTGGGATGAGTTCAGTGATGGCTCTAAGTTCCACAAGGCCAAGAAACTGCTGACGGAGAAGAACGGGGATGCGGCAACACCAAGACCTCCTAAGCTCAGCGTCAGTCCTGCAGAATCTCCCAAGTTCAAGCACAGGAACAAGCTAAGTCACAGTGGTGAGACAGCACTCAacacctccacctcgtcctcctcctcgtctaccTATTCTCCCTCACCTGGGAAGAGCTCAAAGGAGGGTGGCATCAGGGCGGAGAACGTCTCACCCACATCAGGGAAGGACAAGCCTGAGCACCAGGAGAAAGGTGAAGCCCTCAGGAGCCCGGGAGAGAAGGGTGTGTGCATCCGGCCAACCATAGCGGACATTGTGAAGGGGCGGGAGCGAAGGAAGAGCACAGAAACAGATCGGTACAACGGTGGAGAGAAGGGCAAGCGGGGAGACATGTACAGGGACGAGACCTCCACTGACAGCGAAACCTCAGAGGAGCTGAATGAGAAGGTCGACCTGGACACCGAGCAGACCCAGACCTTCTCTGTCAGTGAGAGCAACTTCAACCAG